The Leptospira paudalimensis region TCGCTTTCTTGGAGGAAATGTTTATTTTATTGACGGAAATTCGTCTTAGAAGAGTCTTATTCTTGAATTGGGAGGGGAAATGTATGAAAATCCAGAAAACCTATGGAGTTTACCTGTTTGCCATTTCTTTATTTTGGGCCCTTTGGTTACAATTGACGGCAGGTCCATCAAAACCTCATCCCAAAACCAAAACGGAAACTTGGTTCTTAACGGCGAATGAGACCTTAACACTCCCCGAATTCAAAACAATCGACACTAGGTCTTTTCCTTCTCGAGTCAAAGAAAAACTTCCAAATTCACTGGTCCTTAGTTGGGAAGACTTATCACAGAAAGAAACTCCCAATCGCGGGAAATTACTCGAAACAAAATCCCTTCAAAAAAAACTTTCGAGTTTAGGAATTGTAACATCTGATCTGATAATCGTGTTAGGTGATGGAAAAAATGGATGGGGAGAAGAAGGTCGTATTGTTTGGAGTTTGCGAGAAGTTGGATATCCGAAGACGTTTTGGTTTAACGGAGATGTGTCCTCTTTCAAAGATATATTAAATCAAAGAAAAAGTAAAATTGTTTCCCAGGGGGAATCGAATCACTCTTTATTATTAGCACAAAAAGAATTTCAGCTGCATACAGATATCACAAAGGATGAAATCGCCAAACAATTAAACCAAGGGTCTTACCAAATTTTAGACACAAGAGAACCAAGAGAATTTTCTGGTTCCACACCTTATGGAGAATTCAGAGGAGGCCATATACCAGGTGCAAAATCATTTTTTTATCAAAATTTATTTGATGACCAAGGCAAAATCAAAACGAAAGAGGAAGTGGAAAACTCACTCACACAGTTAGGAATAACGAAGTCAAAACCAATCATTGCCTATTGTACAGGAGGAGTAAGATCTGCATTTGTTGTAGGTATCTTACGATCTTATGGATATAACGCCTTTAATTATTCAGGTTCAATGTGGGAATGGTCTTCCTACAAAGACTTACCATTGGAAAAATAATTTTGAAACAGTTTTTTATCATATTCTTATTCATTTCTGTTACCATTGTTACGGGTTATTATCTTTATGAAAATCAAAGGGAAGTTCCAATAGAAGAAGTGTTTCCTGGTAAAAATTGGGCAAAACCAATTCCTTCACTTCCCGATCTAAAAGGAGTTGGTGCACCGACTGCAAAAAACTGTGGG contains the following coding sequences:
- a CDS encoding sulfurtransferase — protein: MKIQKTYGVYLFAISLFWALWLQLTAGPSKPHPKTKTETWFLTANETLTLPEFKTIDTRSFPSRVKEKLPNSLVLSWEDLSQKETPNRGKLLETKSLQKKLSSLGIVTSDLIIVLGDGKNGWGEEGRIVWSLREVGYPKTFWFNGDVSSFKDILNQRKSKIVSQGESNHSLLLAQKEFQLHTDITKDEIAKQLNQGSYQILDTREPREFSGSTPYGEFRGGHIPGAKSFFYQNLFDDQGKIKTKEEVENSLTQLGITKSKPIIAYCTGGVRSAFVVGILRSYGYNAFNYSGSMWEWSSYKDLPLEK